The following are encoded together in the Lactuca sativa cultivar Salinas chromosome 1, Lsat_Salinas_v11, whole genome shotgun sequence genome:
- the LOC128127020 gene encoding uncharacterized protein LOC128127020, with product MVDKEIKKDRYHEMLRSDIQQFVSRSSCMTLEDMIARAKEREIDLEMERKRKSDEVQTSGDSSKRPKVSDSRSRGHRGRSRCGKCDKAHDGPYVGGDSGCFKCGQMGHYSKGCIATTSQGSDLISFHCNQRGHKKAHCPSLASVGPVSAPDPMTLQITESRQVLADAPVVKSRAFLLTAEEARVAPDVVMGSLPVNGISALTLFD from the exons ATGGTGGATAAGGAGATTAAGAAGgaccgatatcatgagatgttgaggagtgacattCAGCAGTTTGTGAGTCGATCCAGCTGCatgacgctggaggatatgatagctcGAGCTAAGGAGAGGGAAATTGAcctggagatggagaggaagaggaagtcagATGAGGTTCAGACATCAGGGGATTCGAGCAAAAGACCCAAGGTATCAGATTCCAGATCGAGGGGTCATCGGGGTCGTAGCCGCTGTGGTAAGTGCGACAAGGCGCACGACGGACCGTACGTGGGTGGTGATTCTggatgcttcaagtgcggtcagaTGGGTCATTATAGCAAGGGTTGTATTGCTACCACCTCCCAAGGATCAGATCTTATTtcctttcattgcaatcagaggggccacaagaaggctcaTTGTCCGAGTTTGGCTTCAGTAGGACCGGTGTCAGCACCCGATCCTATGACTCTTCAGATTACTGAAAGTCGTCAGGTCTTGGCAGACGCGCCTGTGGTCAAGAGCAGGGCTTTCCTGTTGACGGCCGAGGAGGCGCGTGTAgctcctgatgtggtgatgg gatcgctCCCTGTGAATGGTATTTCTGCTTTGACATTGTTTGATTAG